The following are encoded together in the Methylomonas methanica MC09 genome:
- a CDS encoding CHAD domain-containing protein: MHDGKQLLASYESLWQKHTKRLSRCQQTASEEAVHKLRISCRRLLALIQLLQALAPLPALRKLRKHLKAQLNSFDELRDTQVMLQKVADSLDALPELAAYHRYLQLNEQRLLVQSPTILQSLNSAELQPLMDKAWKEMRDAFGKDTLTPRILSAIDTSYRTVLERYRSIDPADPATLHHLRISVKRLRYMLAASQELLPELPENHLERIQAYLTRLGEIQNSCVLLDSLNRFFGHQPPPAVDTYFQHCHQDLLDDYMHHGNEILQFWRPAAYAPFPWRQ; this comes from the coding sequence ATGCATGACGGAAAACAACTACTGGCAAGTTATGAGTCGCTGTGGCAAAAGCACACCAAACGCTTAAGCCGCTGCCAGCAGACAGCCAGCGAAGAAGCCGTCCATAAGTTACGTATTAGTTGTCGGCGCCTGCTGGCTTTAATTCAATTATTGCAGGCGCTGGCGCCGCTGCCCGCCCTGCGCAAACTGCGCAAGCACCTGAAAGCCCAGCTCAACAGCTTTGACGAGCTGCGCGACACCCAGGTGATGTTGCAAAAGGTGGCCGACAGCCTGGATGCCTTGCCCGAGCTGGCGGCATACCACCGTTACCTGCAACTGAACGAGCAGCGCTTATTGGTGCAATCACCGACCATCCTGCAAAGTCTAAACAGCGCTGAATTGCAGCCGTTAATGGATAAGGCCTGGAAGGAAATGCGCGACGCATTCGGGAAAGATACCTTAACACCGCGCATTCTGTCAGCGATAGACACAAGTTACCGCACCGTGCTGGAGCGTTACCGGTCAATTGATCCGGCCGACCCGGCAACGCTGCACCATCTGCGAATTTCGGTTAAAAGGCTCCGCTACATGTTGGCCGCATCGCAAGAGCTGTTACCTGAATTGCCTGAAAATCATCTGGAACGGATACAAGCCTATTTAACCCGCCTGGGCGAAATTCAAAATTCCTGCGTGTTATTGGACAGCTTGAACCGTTTCTTCGGCCACCAACCGCCGCCCGCGGTAGACACCTATTTTCAGCATTGTCATCAGGACTTGCTGGATGACTACATGCACCACGGTAATGAAATCCTGCAATTTTGGCGACCCGCTGCCTATGCGCCGTTTCCCTGGCGGCAGTAA
- the pssA gene encoding CDP-diacylglycerol--serine O-phosphatidyltransferase → MTQKPQTKRHRGIYLLPNLFTTGAMFAGFYAITSAINGRFQTAAIALFVAMILDGLDGRVARLTNTQSEFGVQYDSLSDMVSFGAAPAIVMYLWTLSSMGQVGLFAAFVHMAGGALRLARFNTQVEVADKRYFQGLPSPAAAAILAGGLWFCVENGYEVENFKYLVLVTTIATGLLMVSNFRYSSFKEIDFKNRVPFIVTILAMLVVGFVMAQPQRMLFLLSVAYAASGPIVTLVMRKKRLQSRKS, encoded by the coding sequence ATGACTCAAAAACCCCAGACCAAACGCCATCGCGGCATTTATCTTTTGCCCAACCTGTTCACGACCGGCGCCATGTTTGCCGGCTTTTACGCCATCACCTCGGCCATCAACGGTCGTTTTCAAACAGCCGCCATCGCCCTATTCGTGGCCATGATATTGGATGGTTTGGACGGCCGGGTTGCCCGCCTGACCAATACCCAAAGCGAATTCGGTGTGCAATACGATAGCTTGTCCGACATGGTGTCCTTCGGTGCGGCGCCGGCTATCGTCATGTATTTGTGGACGCTGTCCAGTATGGGCCAGGTCGGCTTGTTTGCCGCCTTCGTACACATGGCCGGCGGTGCCTTGCGGTTGGCCCGTTTCAACACTCAGGTGGAAGTGGCCGACAAACGCTATTTTCAAGGCCTTCCCAGCCCGGCGGCGGCGGCGATTCTGGCCGGCGGCTTGTGGTTCTGCGTGGAAAACGGTTATGAGGTGGAAAACTTTAAATATTTGGTGCTGGTTACCACTATTGCCACCGGTTTGTTAATGGTCAGCAATTTCCGCTATTCCAGCTTCAAAGAGATCGATTTTAAAAACCGGGTACCGTTTATTGTCACCATTCTGGCCATGCTGGTAGTTGGTTTTGTAATGGCCCAACCGCAGCGCATGTTGTTTTTGCTGTCCGTGGCTTATGCCGCGTCCGGACCCATCGTGACGCTGGTGATGCGCAAAAAGCGCCTGCAAAGCCGTAAATCCTGA